The Gracilimonas sp. genome includes a region encoding these proteins:
- a CDS encoding copper chaperone PCu(A)C, producing the protein MNQNGNQVRVDERVRPAASGGTSAAYFAYTNLLSTTDTLRSLNSDVAKMTQVHESYKTEDGMMGMREKKDIVLQPGEEIQFKQGGLHIMLMGIEKDLNSEDSVTVRLNFAEAGEFTKRLPVKP; encoded by the coding sequence ATGAATCAGAATGGGAATCAGGTGCGGGTTGATGAAAGAGTTCGCCCGGCAGCTTCCGGCGGAACCAGTGCGGCTTATTTTGCTTATACTAATTTGCTGAGTACAACTGACACGTTAAGATCTTTGAATTCTGATGTTGCTAAAATGACACAGGTCCATGAATCTTATAAAACAGAAGATGGTATGATGGGCATGCGTGAAAAAAAAGATATAGTACTGCAGCCTGGAGAAGAAATTCAATTCAAACAGGGAGGATTGCATATCATGCTAATGGGGATTGAGAAAGACTTGAATAGCGAAGACTCAGTAACTGTCAGGTTGAATTTTGCGGAGGCAGGGGAGTTCACCAAAAGGCTTCCGGTAAAGCCATAA
- a CDS encoding SCO family protein — translation MKKIFVLFLPLLIVACGNNPEVIEDMGDASFQLVNQDSTQITFPDDFEGKYIVMGFIYTNCPDICSLITQNLVKIQKQMDYPGDVQFVAASFDPVRDTPSNLKKYGNAFGVDENFTFLTGDSTQVFALMDSARVRSQVSFTQETESGAELYFINHSDKIMVLDKQARVIFEYGGSQPMIPSLVIEDLNKVR, via the coding sequence ATGAAGAAAATATTTGTTCTATTTCTGCCTTTGTTAATAGTGGCCTGTGGCAACAATCCGGAAGTAATTGAAGATATGGGTGATGCTTCTTTTCAATTAGTAAATCAGGATAGTACTCAGATTACCTTTCCCGATGATTTTGAAGGCAAGTATATTGTAATGGGGTTTATTTATACCAATTGTCCCGACATCTGTTCACTGATTACACAGAATCTTGTAAAGATTCAGAAACAAATGGATTATCCGGGGGATGTACAATTCGTCGCAGCTAGCTTTGATCCGGTTAGAGACACCCCCTCAAATCTTAAAAAGTATGGGAATGCATTTGGAGTAGATGAGAATTTCACATTTTTAACCGGCGATTCCACTCAAGTGTTTGCACTTATGGACAGTGCTCGCGTCAGAAGCCAGGTTTCATTTACCCAGGAAACGGAAAGCGGAGCTGAACTGTATTTTATTAATCACTCAGATAAAATTATGGTGTTGGACAAACAAGCCCGTGTCATTTTTGAGTATGGAGGAAGTCAGCCAATGATACCTTCTCTTGTAATTGAAGATTTAAACAAAGTTCGATGA
- a CDS encoding cation diffusion facilitator family transporter — protein sequence MSHNHHHHHHHPDVDDSSIWKLWVSIFLNLAITIAELIGGLISNSLALLSDAIHNLNDTVSLGITLVAKKISKKGASPSKTFGYKRAEIIGAFINLITLVIVALFLIKEGVERFFEPQAIDGYTMFWVAIVGLIGNFVTAGLLWKDSRDNINMRSAFIHILSDGLSSVGVIIGGWLILEYEWYIVDTILTVIIGIYILWHSYYMLRETINILMESKPENINISELTEMMTKIEKVCDVHHVHVWRLDEQSILLESHVVIEKENLDEMEMIKSSIKKLLHDEFDIHHSTLEFEFEPCGDHKHKVVHQH from the coding sequence ATGAGTCATAACCATCATCACCACCACCATCATCCTGATGTTGATGATTCTTCCATCTGGAAATTATGGGTTTCCATTTTTTTGAATCTTGCAATTACCATTGCTGAATTGATAGGTGGACTGATCTCGAATAGCCTTGCCTTACTCTCGGATGCTATTCATAATCTCAACGATACGGTGTCGCTTGGGATAACCCTGGTGGCAAAAAAGATCTCTAAAAAAGGTGCAAGCCCGTCCAAGACTTTTGGCTATAAGAGAGCGGAAATTATTGGCGCCTTCATCAACCTGATTACGCTGGTTATCGTAGCTCTGTTTCTTATAAAAGAAGGGGTAGAACGCTTTTTTGAGCCTCAGGCTATTGATGGCTACACCATGTTCTGGGTGGCTATAGTAGGGTTGATAGGCAATTTTGTTACGGCGGGGCTGCTTTGGAAAGATTCCAGGGATAATATTAATATGAGGAGTGCCTTCATTCATATTCTTTCGGATGGACTTTCTTCTGTAGGCGTGATTATTGGCGGGTGGCTGATCTTAGAATATGAATGGTATATCGTAGATACCATACTTACAGTGATTATCGGTATCTATATTCTCTGGCATTCATATTATATGCTTAGGGAAACTATCAATATACTGATGGAGTCCAAGCCGGAGAATATTAATATTTCTGAGCTTACAGAAATGATGACAAAAATTGAAAAAGTATGCGACGTACACCATGTGCATGTATGGAGGCTCGATGAACAGAGCATTTTATTGGAGAGCCATGTGGTAATCGAAAAAGAAAACCTTGATGAAATGGAGATGATTAAATCTTCCATTAAAAAATTACTGCATGATGAGTTTGATATTCATCATAGCACACTTGAGTTTGAATTTGAACCCTGTGGTGATCATAAACACAAAGTGGTTCATCAACATTAA
- a CDS encoding M14 family metallopeptidase → MYKYFQVVIVSLLIVSCKSTEEFTGFSYDPPDVTNTKDKVIQNQARRTIGVDSPKVWISNEFEGARMNDVYMYNDSTYEVFIAPENAPINNSPWYAFKIWSDTVRMAKIRLNYLDATHRYIPKLQSWVQPDSAWKQQMELPVQYDSATGTATFEVLLAPDPIIISGQSLRTSSDLLSNLNKREILGEPFVEINEVGQSKLGKPIWELKITEAKQNEKTPVLAIVSRQHPPEVTGYLASLLFLEELIADNELAREFRETFIVKAFPMLNPDGVDNGHWRHNAGGVDLNRDWENFNQPETKAVREALEPLKGSASQPLFYAIDFHSTNENIFYPINEEVKTSPDNLTQLWVERVLADNPEVEFNVEEFDTSSPIAKNWFYHTFGIDAVTYEVDDQISEEHLEQVSRSAAKSLMKLLLEKWEKTSLEN, encoded by the coding sequence ATGTATAAGTATTTTCAGGTCGTTATTGTTTCTTTGTTAATTGTTTCGTGTAAAAGTACTGAAGAATTCACAGGCTTTTCTTACGATCCGCCTGATGTAACAAACACCAAAGATAAGGTTATTCAAAATCAGGCTCGTCGAACTATCGGTGTTGACTCTCCAAAAGTATGGATTAGCAATGAGTTTGAAGGGGCCCGGATGAATGATGTTTATATGTATAATGACTCAACGTACGAGGTTTTCATCGCTCCGGAAAATGCCCCAATCAATAACAGTCCATGGTATGCTTTTAAAATCTGGAGCGATACCGTGCGTATGGCAAAGATAAGGCTAAATTACCTGGATGCAACACACAGATATATTCCCAAACTACAAAGCTGGGTTCAGCCAGATAGTGCGTGGAAGCAACAAATGGAACTCCCGGTTCAATATGACTCTGCAACGGGTACTGCCACGTTTGAAGTACTCCTTGCACCCGATCCGATCATAATAAGCGGACAGTCACTCCGCACTTCGTCCGACTTACTATCAAACCTGAATAAACGTGAAATTTTAGGCGAGCCTTTTGTTGAAATAAATGAGGTGGGTCAATCGAAATTGGGCAAGCCGATTTGGGAATTGAAAATCACGGAAGCAAAGCAAAATGAAAAGACCCCTGTTTTAGCTATTGTAAGCCGTCAGCATCCCCCTGAAGTAACAGGATACCTGGCCTCATTGCTTTTCCTCGAAGAACTTATCGCGGATAATGAGCTGGCCAGAGAGTTTCGGGAGACTTTTATCGTTAAAGCATTTCCGATGTTAAACCCCGATGGGGTGGATAATGGGCATTGGCGGCATAACGCGGGTGGTGTTGATTTAAACCGTGATTGGGAAAACTTCAATCAACCTGAAACAAAAGCGGTTCGTGAGGCTCTGGAGCCACTCAAGGGTTCAGCTTCGCAGCCATTATTTTATGCCATCGATTTTCATTCAACCAACGAAAACATCTTCTATCCCATAAATGAAGAGGTGAAAACAAGTCCGGATAACCTTACCCAGCTCTGGGTAGAACGTGTTCTGGCAGACAATCCTGAAGTTGAATTTAATGTCGAAGAGTTTGATACATCCTCACCCATAGCAAAAAACTGGTTCTACCATACCTTTGGCATTGATGCAGTAACCTATGAGGTAGATGATCAAATAAGTGAGGAGCATTTGGAGCAAGTTTCGCGTTCTGCAGCAAAATCACTAATGAAGCTTTTGCTTGAGAAATGGGAAAAAACAAGTCTTGAAAACTAA
- a CDS encoding BamA/TamA family outer membrane protein: MVTTNLKLLMHLASLLGVFLLVSIQAVAQEEPDPPKVWSVKIEGNHTFEALVIKDVISNEPPSPFKKLLFWRHPGMLLNENEVRRDAIRIERFYQRRGFDDVIVNYRIETLSKEWRKSVIFEITENAPIRIKNVNFEISTSSEDRALITSDEDFTEIREKLPYRAGQRYETINKSEIEGKLVGRLRNLGYPYATSQVKAEIDSTSKSANVTLITNPGPRARFDSVLVEGEENLAEKYIIRETGIQLNEVFSENKLREAQREVFSHHMLRFALINIPEQPRDSTINVKVRVKETPLRTIQLQFGVGNLTRIDDGWADFYKLFRGQVSWTHRNVRERGERFTVTANASAIEQRLGANYLFPYVYNTKTSVILSPFFEHKLEPAYEIVRGGMTNSFVYQYSSNLTGTISYEFSLNNEVTRNSQESLPDSIQAYNVSSFNLNAFYARSFQRGKRGWSFQPFWELSGLFGESTFSFQELGMDTRKFTSLTDNIVFAKRIDFAGIYYAKQDSLPSDVRIYSGGTNSVRGWNRQELGPKRPIISQQGEFQQFVPVGGRGMFSFNTEFRFQLDQLIRGFGVATFLDGGQVWRNFSDIGTTPLQFGVGGGLRYQSPIGPIRIDLAYKINPTNEDLQIYQGQNYGSAWDRWGLHFSIGQAF, encoded by the coding sequence TTGGTTACTACTAATTTAAAACTTCTAATGCATCTGGCCTCTTTATTGGGAGTTTTCCTTCTTGTTTCTATACAAGCTGTAGCTCAGGAAGAACCTGACCCGCCAAAAGTTTGGAGTGTCAAAATTGAAGGCAACCACACTTTTGAAGCCTTAGTGATCAAGGATGTGATTTCTAATGAGCCTCCCTCACCATTTAAAAAACTACTGTTTTGGCGCCACCCAGGCATGCTGTTGAATGAAAATGAAGTAAGAAGAGATGCAATTCGCATTGAACGCTTTTACCAGCGCCGGGGCTTCGACGATGTTATTGTAAACTACAGAATTGAAACTCTGAGTAAAGAATGGCGGAAATCAGTGATTTTCGAAATTACTGAGAATGCACCCATCAGGATTAAAAATGTTAACTTCGAAATTTCTACATCCAGTGAAGATCGTGCCTTGATTACCAGCGACGAAGACTTCACTGAAATACGAGAAAAACTCCCTTACCGGGCTGGTCAGCGTTATGAGACTATAAACAAATCTGAGATAGAAGGTAAACTGGTGGGGCGACTGCGAAATCTTGGCTATCCATATGCTACCAGCCAGGTAAAAGCAGAAATAGACAGTACTTCTAAATCCGCAAATGTAACCCTGATTACAAATCCCGGACCAAGAGCACGGTTTGATTCCGTCCTCGTAGAAGGAGAAGAAAATCTGGCTGAAAAATACATCATTCGGGAAACGGGCATTCAACTAAACGAGGTATTCAGCGAAAATAAGTTGAGAGAAGCACAACGCGAAGTTTTCAGCCACCATATGTTGCGCTTTGCGTTGATCAATATTCCTGAGCAACCCAGAGACTCAACCATAAATGTCAAAGTCAGAGTTAAAGAGACTCCACTCCGAACCATCCAGCTGCAATTTGGAGTCGGCAATCTAACCCGAATTGACGATGGCTGGGCAGATTTCTATAAGCTATTTCGAGGACAGGTTTCCTGGACTCACCGAAATGTTCGCGAACGGGGAGAACGTTTTACAGTAACAGCAAATGCCTCAGCCATTGAACAACGGCTTGGTGCCAACTATTTATTTCCCTATGTCTATAACACCAAAACGTCCGTAATTTTATCTCCATTTTTTGAACATAAACTGGAACCTGCCTATGAAATTGTTCGGGGAGGGATGACTAATAGTTTTGTATATCAGTACAGCTCAAACTTGACAGGAACCATTTCATATGAATTCAGCCTGAATAATGAGGTTACACGAAATTCTCAAGAAAGTCTTCCTGATAGCATACAAGCTTATAATGTATCTTCTTTTAATCTAAATGCTTTTTATGCCCGCAGCTTTCAACGAGGTAAAAGAGGCTGGTCTTTCCAGCCGTTCTGGGAGCTATCTGGCTTGTTTGGAGAATCCACCTTTAGTTTTCAGGAGTTGGGAATGGACACTCGAAAATTTACTTCACTTACAGATAATATAGTTTTTGCTAAGAGAATTGATTTTGCCGGCATCTACTATGCAAAACAAGACTCCCTCCCCTCAGACGTTCGAATTTATAGCGGAGGAACCAACTCCGTACGTGGCTGGAATCGTCAGGAACTGGGCCCGAAACGACCAATCATTAGCCAACAGGGCGAGTTCCAGCAGTTTGTGCCTGTTGGAGGCAGAGGTATGTTTAGCTTTAATACGGAATTCAGGTTTCAGCTTGACCAGTTGATCAGAGGGTTTGGTGTAGCTACGTTTCTGGATGGTGGACAGGTTTGGAGAAACTTTAGTGATATAGGCACCACTCCCTTGCAGTTTGGTGTTGGCGGCGGACTCCGTTATCAATCACCCATTGGCCCAATAAGAATTGATCTGGCCTATAAAATCAACCCAACTAATGAAGATCTTCAAATTTATCAGGGCCAAAATTATGGAAGTGCCTGGGATCGGTGGGGACTTCACTTTAGCATCGGACAGGCATTTTAA
- a CDS encoding translocation/assembly module TamB domain-containing protein, which produces MSDKQTHIIIRILKVLGWTLLTLFILIAGIRLSLKTSAVHNFAKNKIISLANKQLNGTLSIGNIDGDLWNDFTITSIVVQQTDTVASIDSLGIKYDIWALLARSFNAQQIKVSGLNASIIEEADTTFNVQKLVKETEPAQTEKTSAGTGFTVNLENILIEKSSVFIRSGSYLPDSSLTIKELNAAAGFSLSEELSGSLSSLSFKVKEGRLPTAISIETAGSYQDQEITLNQLIVETGRSMLRANAFANLQDSTFNGQAKTSPLSLQDLQPYLDREIPMQELQLGIKAGGSADSLHIELTAEGEGFDNFVAISDLSFSGTPALKKLGLSAQNIDIGYFTNDSVKASIAGFQATAEGKITQDYPTMNTTWGFTFHDIEYQDYKFETFFGSGTIQNGELRSNFQLSDGEDKIVANPQVKKLFDALPSWTIPVTVSNLDIGWWLQNPELNGELSFRSQIEGRGFQLSEKPWTFRLYPSTSPKRQPTLVKKAGKTTKIIPHTGIDTLTINDQVFSDFNIKGSINKDSLKADGFVQLIKNKVSFNTAVANYQGEIPSYSYRLKATSFNVAEIVSLEDFPTSINLQASGTGRYFDPEKLELESNLRIDSSYVNGASFDRLNIIANLKNNILTISKGDLNSEVIEGTFSGRKNLRDQSDPLNKLAVDMNVKNLQPLASLLGVQLLNAEGSITGNITEQDSTLQFDGNVDLKDVKYDTLLSANTIKGSTKITIGENYNYDLTLNIAQPAYTNFTLQDVQFESIGNASPDSVMGTFRLNIESDDAGEITQSGNYNINLQTLRTHLMWQKFDFKTPARVLSLQSPFQLTYQDAAIQTDTLYLQSDGGTYLTLAVPYADSLNQEGWVQGQDFDFGVIQEILFDERFVDGILSGNMSFSNSPSELSGEGLLTISNLAYLGTEVDAMDLNFSLISERLEAELGLMMNGERKVYGKLDVPFVAADPATLDDSFFEEPVSGQFVINPIHLSEFQNLLDAFGIIGTQGILTFNGELSGTAGEPDMEGVFQLGDPTLSGIKIDTAFAEFRYHHQLKNVTANAEILARGQQAASIRSELPISMDFRTLEMNMPDEEDSLYISMVTDNFNLSVFNDFLDKQYVNKLRGMLNADINIAGTKSTLTPKGYLRLDKGELSVPIAGIKLTKIRSELDFDESGLRLNQLSAKSGSGTFNANGNIDMEGITPTNLNIEAKARRFRLANTSDYNLTIDLDSRLTGKPTQPTASGELRIKNGFVYLQDFGEKSVESVELEGEETSSFSAYDSLSIDMRFVIERNFLIRNRRYLDMEIAMTGELDAQKQRERELELFGTLNAQRGYVRPLGKQFTLDEGTFTFSGPMTNPDLFIKTSYVPQTSQKQGDPIILYYIIEGEAEDPSFRFESSPQMEQQDIICYTLFNKPCYALESWQQVVSGSSGSSPTDLLVDVLLDEFETLATQQLGIDVVQIDNSGANGNPSIKTGWYLNRRTFFAIINEISGTTPETLFILEYLLTKNLDLILTQGDDSRQGIDIRWQYDY; this is translated from the coding sequence ATGAGTGATAAGCAAACACATATCATCATTCGTATTTTGAAAGTTCTGGGCTGGACTTTGCTCACTCTGTTCATACTGATTGCAGGTATCCGGCTTTCATTGAAAACCTCTGCGGTTCACAACTTTGCCAAAAACAAAATTATCTCTTTGGCCAACAAGCAGCTTAACGGCACGCTTTCAATAGGTAATATTGACGGGGATTTATGGAATGATTTTACGATTACATCCATCGTCGTACAACAGACAGACACCGTTGCATCCATCGATTCTCTCGGCATCAAATATGATATATGGGCACTATTGGCAAGGTCTTTTAATGCACAGCAAATTAAAGTAAGCGGCCTGAATGCTTCCATTATTGAGGAAGCAGACACGACTTTCAACGTGCAGAAATTGGTAAAAGAAACTGAGCCTGCACAAACTGAAAAAACTTCTGCTGGTACAGGCTTTACGGTCAATTTGGAAAACATCCTGATTGAGAAAAGTTCTGTTTTTATTCGCTCGGGCTCTTACTTGCCTGACTCTTCCCTCACAATAAAAGAACTCAATGCTGCTGCTGGCTTTTCTTTATCTGAAGAACTTTCCGGATCGCTCTCTTCTTTGTCGTTTAAAGTGAAAGAAGGAAGGCTTCCAACAGCGATTTCTATTGAGACGGCTGGTTCATATCAGGATCAGGAAATCACCTTAAACCAATTGATTGTTGAGACTGGTCGTTCGATGCTCAGGGCTAATGCTTTTGCAAACCTTCAGGATTCCACATTCAATGGCCAGGCGAAAACTTCTCCTCTCTCTTTACAGGACCTGCAACCTTATCTTGACCGGGAAATCCCCATGCAGGAACTGCAACTTGGGATAAAAGCCGGGGGCTCTGCAGACTCACTTCATATTGAACTGACGGCCGAAGGTGAAGGCTTTGATAATTTTGTGGCTATTTCTGATCTCTCTTTTTCCGGGACGCCTGCCCTTAAAAAACTGGGTTTAAGTGCTCAAAACATTGATATTGGTTATTTTACCAATGATTCTGTAAAAGCCAGCATTGCTGGGTTCCAGGCTACTGCTGAAGGAAAGATCACACAAGATTACCCAACAATGAACACTACCTGGGGGTTTACTTTTCATGATATTGAATACCAGGATTACAAGTTTGAAACTTTCTTTGGCAGTGGCACCATCCAAAATGGAGAGCTCCGCTCTAACTTTCAGTTAAGCGATGGGGAAGATAAAATCGTAGCAAATCCTCAGGTCAAAAAACTGTTTGATGCATTGCCCTCATGGACTATTCCTGTTACCGTTTCAAATCTGGACATTGGCTGGTGGCTGCAAAATCCTGAATTGAATGGAGAACTAAGCTTCAGAAGCCAGATAGAAGGCCGGGGTTTTCAGCTTTCAGAAAAACCGTGGACGTTTCGCTTATACCCAAGTACATCTCCCAAGCGCCAACCTACTCTTGTAAAAAAAGCCGGTAAAACAACAAAAATAATCCCGCATACCGGTATTGACACACTTACGATCAATGATCAGGTGTTTTCAGATTTCAATATTAAAGGAAGTATTAATAAAGACTCTTTAAAAGCGGATGGCTTTGTGCAGCTCATTAAGAATAAAGTGTCGTTTAATACTGCCGTTGCAAATTATCAGGGTGAGATTCCTTCGTATTCATACCGGCTGAAAGCTACATCATTTAATGTTGCTGAAATTGTGAGTTTGGAAGACTTCCCGACCAGTATTAATCTGCAAGCCAGCGGTACGGGGCGATATTTTGATCCTGAAAAACTCGAACTCGAATCCAACCTCCGTATCGATTCCAGCTATGTAAATGGAGCTTCTTTCGATCGACTTAATATCATAGCTAACCTGAAGAATAATATTCTGACTATTTCAAAAGGTGATTTAAACAGTGAAGTAATTGAAGGAACCTTCTCCGGTCGAAAAAATCTCAGGGATCAATCTGACCCGCTAAATAAGCTAGCAGTAGACATGAATGTGAAAAACCTTCAGCCGCTGGCTTCTTTACTGGGCGTGCAGTTGTTAAATGCCGAAGGATCTATTACCGGAAACATCACTGAACAAGACAGTACCCTGCAGTTTGATGGAAATGTAGACCTGAAAGATGTTAAGTATGACACGCTTTTATCAGCAAATACCATTAAAGGCAGTACGAAAATAACCATTGGCGAAAATTACAATTACGACCTTACCCTTAATATCGCCCAACCTGCTTATACTAATTTTACCCTTCAGGATGTACAGTTTGAATCCATTGGGAATGCATCTCCCGACTCCGTTATGGGAACTTTTAGGCTGAATATAGAAAGTGACGATGCCGGAGAAATCACACAGTCCGGAAATTATAACATCAATCTGCAGACGTTACGCACTCATCTGATGTGGCAAAAATTTGATTTTAAAACTCCAGCGCGCGTATTGTCCCTACAGTCTCCTTTTCAGTTAACCTATCAGGATGCTGCTATTCAAACCGATACGTTATATCTGCAGTCGGATGGTGGAACTTACCTTACCCTGGCAGTGCCCTATGCTGATTCTCTCAATCAGGAAGGCTGGGTGCAAGGTCAGGACTTTGACTTTGGTGTAATTCAAGAAATACTTTTTGACGAGCGGTTTGTGGACGGGATTCTTTCCGGGAATATGAGCTTTTCAAATAGCCCTTCCGAACTTTCCGGAGAAGGGCTTCTAACTATCTCAAACCTGGCTTATCTGGGAACAGAAGTGGATGCTATGGACCTGAATTTCAGCCTTATTTCGGAGCGTCTTGAGGCAGAACTTGGGTTGATGATGAATGGAGAAAGAAAAGTATATGGAAAGCTGGACGTTCCTTTTGTTGCTGCCGACCCTGCCACACTTGACGATTCCTTTTTTGAGGAGCCTGTTAGCGGGCAGTTTGTAATTAACCCTATCCATCTCAGTGAATTCCAAAACCTCCTGGATGCTTTTGGAATTATAGGAACTCAGGGAATACTCACCTTTAACGGAGAGCTTTCCGGAACCGCCGGCGAACCCGATATGGAAGGTGTCTTTCAGCTTGGCGACCCCACCCTTTCCGGAATCAAAATTGATACTGCTTTTGCTGAATTCAGATATCACCATCAGCTAAAAAATGTTACCGCGAACGCAGAGATATTAGCCCGGGGACAGCAAGCTGCCTCCATAAGGTCAGAACTGCCTATTTCGATGGATTTCAGAACATTGGAAATGAATATGCCGGATGAAGAAGATTCTCTTTATATCAGCATGGTAACTGATAATTTTAACCTGTCTGTATTCAATGATTTCCTGGACAAACAGTATGTTAACAAACTTCGCGGGATGTTAAATGCGGATATCAATATTGCAGGTACTAAAAGCACCCTTACCCCAAAAGGCTACCTCCGGCTGGATAAAGGAGAGCTTTCGGTTCCTATAGCAGGAATCAAACTTACGAAAATACGATCTGAGCTGGATTTTGATGAATCAGGGCTGCGGCTAAACCAGCTTTCAGCCAAAAGCGGCAGCGGGACTTTTAATGCCAATGGTAATATCGATATGGAGGGCATCACCCCAACCAACCTGAATATCGAAGCCAAAGCAAGACGATTCCGCCTGGCCAACACGTCTGATTATAACCTAACTATAGATCTCGACAGCAGGCTAACCGGAAAGCCCACCCAACCTACCGCTTCAGGTGAGTTAAGAATTAAAAATGGATTTGTTTACCTGCAGGATTTTGGGGAAAAGTCGGTAGAATCCGTAGAACTTGAAGGGGAAGAAACCTCTTCTTTCAGCGCCTATGATTCCCTTTCCATAGACATGCGGTTTGTAATTGAGCGGAATTTCCTGATTCGCAACCGCCGTTACCTGGATATGGAAATAGCAATGACCGGGGAACTGGATGCTCAGAAACAGAGAGAACGGGAGCTGGAGCTGTTCGGAACGCTTAATGCCCAGCGCGGATATGTTCGCCCATTAGGTAAACAGTTTACGCTTGATGAAGGTACTTTTACTTTTAGTGGTCCGATGACAAACCCCGACTTGTTCATTAAAACAAGTTATGTTCCACAAACCAGCCAGAAACAAGGCGACCCCATTATATTATATTACATCATTGAAGGCGAAGCAGAAGATCCAAGCTTCAGGTTTGAAAGCTCCCCACAGATGGAACAGCAGGACATTATATGCTATACCCTTTTCAATAAACCTTGTTATGCGTTAGAATCGTGGCAACAGGTGGTAAGCGGAAGCAGTGGATCTTCCCCAACCGATTTACTGGTAGATGTATTGCTGGATGAATTTGAGACACTGGCTACGCAGCAATTGGGGATTGATGTGGTTCAAATAGACAACTCCGGGGCCAATGGAAACCCATCTATCAAAACCGGATGGTATCTCAATCGCCGGACTTTCTTCGCTATCATTAATGAGATTAGCGGCACAACGCCGGAAACGTTATTCATCCTTGAATACCTGTTAACCAAAAACCTTGACCTCATTCTCACCCAGGGTGATGACAGCCGGCAAGGTATTGACATCCGCTGGCAATACGATTATTAA
- a CDS encoding MBL fold metallo-hydrolase, protein MKRREFLLKSALMGAAATLPVHKLFAAGQESPFTTLRRNVGTFVGRGGTIGWLVNENAVVVIDSQFTESAQACISGLEEMTDLAFDLLINTHHHGDHTEGNPAFKGKVKRILAHQNVPDLQKASAESRGQEALDAQVYADTTYEKTWKEDVGDETVHVTHYGPAHTGGDSVIYFEKANVAHMGDLMFNRAHPFIDRGSGASISNWITTLNSTAKDLPSDAMYIFGHGNSDYGITGSNVDLELMRDFFTALLDYTQKGIAAGKSKEEIMKIETLDGFEEFKAPGWRLPLSANIEVAYAELTEDNG, encoded by the coding sequence ATGAAACGCAGAGAATTCTTATTAAAATCCGCATTGATGGGAGCAGCTGCTACACTCCCAGTTCACAAACTTTTTGCTGCCGGGCAGGAAAGTCCATTTACCACACTACGGAGGAATGTAGGTACTTTTGTGGGAAGAGGAGGAACCATTGGCTGGCTGGTGAATGAGAATGCGGTAGTAGTTATTGACTCTCAGTTTACTGAATCGGCACAAGCCTGTATCTCTGGTCTGGAAGAAATGACTGATCTTGCTTTCGACCTGTTGATTAATACGCATCATCACGGAGACCATACGGAGGGTAATCCTGCGTTTAAAGGAAAAGTAAAGAGAATTTTGGCTCATCAGAATGTACCTGATTTGCAGAAAGCGTCAGCCGAGTCACGCGGGCAGGAAGCTTTGGATGCACAAGTTTATGCTGATACGACCTATGAAAAAACATGGAAAGAAGATGTTGGGGATGAAACGGTTCATGTAACGCATTATGGGCCGGCACACACCGGCGGCGATTCTGTCATTTATTTTGAGAAGGCAAATGTGGCCCATATGGGCGATTTGATGTTTAACCGGGCGCATCCTTTTATTGATCGCGGATCCGGAGCTTCTATTTCAAACTGGATAACCACCCTAAACAGTACGGCAAAAGATCTGCCTTCAGATGCTATGTATATTTTTGGACATGGAAATTCTGACTATGGAATCACCGGAAGTAATGTAGATCTTGAGTTGATGAGAGATTTTTTTACTGCTTTGCTGGATTATACTCAAAAGGGTATTGCAGCCGGGAAGTCAAAAGAAGAAATCATGAAAATAGAAACGCTGGATGGTTTTGAGGAATTTAAAGCGCCCGGCTGGCGACTCCCTTTAAGCGCAAATATTGAAGTGGCCTATGCAGAACTTACCGAAGACAATGGATAA